The Desulfobacterales bacterium genome window below encodes:
- a CDS encoding patatin-like phospholipase family protein: MRYLKASKLLLLNIFAALMAACTAHYTVNNNITNVEPVKRYSLQFQAGSEKSDELLLILTFSGGGTRAAALSYGVLQVLADTQISIGGRPRRLLDEVDVISSVSGGSFTSAYYGLFGDRIFEDFETRFLKRNVEGDLALGLIAPKNWPKLMSSYYARSDFAADFFDDILFEKKTFGDFKLPQLPLIAINATDIALGTQFTFLGFQFAPICTDLSSYPVSRAVTASAAVPGPFSSIVLKNYAGTCDYQLPYWAANALHEGLATTRRYQDAKTLSSYMDVEKFAFIHLFDGGLSDNLGVRFILNYTARTENIQQQMAALNLQNTQKLAIIVVNARNRMAIDFAKERQSAPIIDTIGLISSIPLDRYSFDTMDLLRGNIRGWEDTLTRIRCKNLRIADSNKRSGTDSPDPYCAFKSYLIEVSLDQTPNESERQKLLSLPTSFYLEPKDIDRLKAAARHLLSSSVEYQNLVFDLQH; this comes from the coding sequence ATGAGATATCTGAAAGCATCTAAGCTTCTGTTGTTGAACATCTTTGCTGCCTTGATGGCTGCCTGCACTGCGCATTATACGGTCAACAACAACATTACAAACGTTGAGCCCGTTAAACGCTATTCGCTTCAATTCCAGGCAGGATCCGAAAAGTCTGATGAGCTTTTGCTGATTTTGACCTTTTCAGGAGGAGGAACTCGGGCGGCGGCGTTATCATATGGTGTTCTGCAGGTGCTGGCAGATACCCAGATTTCCATCGGCGGCCGACCGCGGCGTCTTTTAGACGAGGTTGACGTCATAAGTTCGGTATCAGGCGGCAGCTTCACTTCAGCATACTATGGTCTTTTTGGCGACCGTATTTTCGAGGATTTTGAGACCCGGTTTCTCAAACGCAACGTCGAGGGAGACCTGGCCCTGGGATTGATCGCTCCGAAAAACTGGCCTAAATTGATGTCCTCGTATTATGCCCGCTCAGATTTTGCCGCTGATTTTTTCGATGACATTCTATTTGAGAAAAAAACCTTCGGTGATTTTAAGCTTCCCCAACTACCGCTAATAGCCATCAATGCCACCGATATCGCTCTGGGAACACAGTTTACATTTCTCGGTTTTCAGTTTGCCCCCATCTGTACGGATCTTTCTTCTTACCCGGTATCAAGGGCAGTTACCGCATCAGCAGCCGTGCCTGGCCCCTTTTCCAGCATCGTTCTTAAAAATTACGCCGGCACATGTGATTATCAGCTGCCGTACTGGGCGGCCAATGCACTGCATGAAGGCCTGGCCACCACACGCCGATATCAAGACGCTAAAACGCTCAGCAGCTATATGGATGTTGAAAAATTTGCTTTCATACATTTATTCGACGGCGGCTTGTCGGATAATCTGGGTGTGCGTTTCATTCTCAATTACACCGCGCGGACAGAAAATATTCAGCAGCAAATGGCGGCACTAAATCTGCAAAACACCCAAAAACTGGCCATCATCGTCGTCAATGCCCGCAATCGAATGGCAATCGATTTTGCAAAAGAACGCCAATCAGCCCCGATTATTGATACAATTGGACTGATTTCATCCATCCCGCTGGATCGTTATTCATTTGATACGATGGACTTGCTGCGCGGCAATATCAGAGGCTGGGAAGATACCCTGACAAGGATTCGTTGTAAAAATCTAAGGATTGCTGACAGCAATAAAAGGAGCGGGACCGATTCACCGGATCCGTATTGCGCTTTTAAAAGCTACTTAATTGAGGTGAGTCTGGATCAGACGCCTAACGAATCTGAACGCCAAAAACTGTTAAGCCTGCCCACTTCATTTTATCTTGAACCCAAAGACATCGATCGGTTAAAAGCGGCAGCACGCCATCTGCTGTCATCCTCAGTTGAGTATCAAAACCTCGTTTTCGATCTACAGCACTGA
- the hemW gene encoding radical SAM family heme chaperone HemW, with protein sequence MDITTQSSNAGLYVHIPFCERKCPYCDFYSQTDLSITPRFLEALLTEMEMVAAEGLCFDTLYIGGGTPSVFAYQDIDRIVTASFQKYPFQADSEITIEVNPGTATVEKLRGYQQAGINRIHIGVQSFNQNNLEFLGRIHTASEARKAINEAKQAGFANTGLDLIYGLPEQSRADWLADLEQAIAYEPTHLSCYMLTYEKGTPLQRDLICGRLQPLSDDQGRGLFETTVEFLEDNAFVQYEISNFARQQEGLETNVSRHNIKYWTRSPYIGLGPSAHSFRGSQRYWNLSGIDRYLAAVESGQTPVAETEGLTSEQVLIEAIYLGLRMTQGIDLIRFEEKFGYNFLQTFKDVIADLVNKKYLKAGATHVALTRRGRAFLDSIASTLVNTDVPHTIAKM encoded by the coding sequence ATGGACATAACAACACAGAGTAGCAATGCGGGATTGTACGTTCACATCCCGTTTTGTGAGCGCAAATGCCCCTATTGTGATTTTTATTCACAGACCGACCTGTCGATAACGCCGCGGTTTCTGGAAGCGCTGCTGACTGAGATGGAAATGGTTGCAGCTGAGGGGCTTTGCTTTGATACGCTTTATATCGGCGGTGGGACCCCATCCGTCTTTGCGTATCAAGATATCGACAGGATTGTAACTGCCAGTTTCCAGAAATATCCATTTCAGGCTGATTCCGAAATCACTATTGAAGTCAATCCCGGAACTGCAACCGTTGAAAAACTGAGGGGTTATCAACAGGCAGGCATAAACCGTATCCATATTGGGGTACAATCGTTTAATCAAAACAACCTGGAATTTTTAGGTCGCATCCACACCGCCAGCGAGGCGCGCAAAGCCATAAACGAGGCGAAACAGGCGGGATTTGCAAATACCGGACTTGACTTGATTTACGGCCTGCCGGAGCAGAGCAGAGCGGATTGGCTCGCAGACCTGGAGCAGGCCATTGCATACGAACCAACTCATCTATCCTGTTACATGCTCACCTATGAAAAAGGGACCCCCCTGCAGCGGGATTTAATATGCGGCCGATTGCAACCGCTTTCTGATGATCAGGGGCGCGGATTATTTGAGACGACGGTTGAATTTTTGGAAGACAACGCCTTTGTTCAATATGAGATATCCAATTTTGCCAGGCAGCAGGAGGGTCTGGAAACCAACGTATCGAGGCACAATATAAAATACTGGACCCGGTCGCCCTATATCGGATTGGGGCCTTCAGCACATTCGTTTCGCGGCTCTCAGCGTTACTGGAATCTATCAGGCATTGACCGTTATCTTGCAGCTGTTGAATCCGGTCAAACACCGGTCGCCGAAACAGAGGGGCTCACTTCAGAGCAAGTATTGATTGAGGCCATCTACCTGGGTCTGCGAATGACGCAGGGAATAGATCTCATCCGGTTTGAAGAAAAATTTGGATATAATTTCTTACAGACCTTTAAAGACGTCATCGCTGATTTGGTCAACAAAAAGTATCTGAAAGCGGGCGCGACACACGTCGCCTTAACGCGGCGGGGGAGGGCCTTCTTGGATAGTATCGCCTCAACGCTGGTCAATACCGATGTTCCCCATACCATCGCTAAAATGTAA
- a CDS encoding HIT domain-containing protein, with translation MEKDCIFCRIAHGQTDTEILHETDTLVVFKDINPHAPVHLLFVPKKHIRSINDLTGDNHEILSELIMVARDMAKEHGVSKSGYKLLYNVEKGGGQVIFHLHLHLIGGWR, from the coding sequence ATGGAAAAGGACTGTATTTTTTGCCGCATCGCCCACGGTCAGACCGATACGGAAATATTACACGAAACCGACACATTGGTGGTGTTCAAAGACATTAATCCCCATGCGCCGGTGCATCTGCTGTTTGTGCCCAAAAAGCATATTAGAAGCATTAATGATCTGACCGGCGACAATCATGAAATTCTCTCAGAGCTGATAATGGTGGCTCGGGATATGGCCAAGGAACACGGTGTTTCAAAGTCCGGATACAAGCTATTGTACAATGTTGAAAAGGGAGGGGGGCAGGTGATTTTTCACCTTCACCTACACCTCATAGGCGGCTGGCGTTAG
- the aat gene encoding leucyl/phenylalanyl-tRNA--protein transferase: MPVYLLSDELIFPSPTLAARGGLLAVGGDLSQERLLLAYRMGIFPWYSENEPIMWWSPDPRLILYPDQLKISKSLKKTINKGDFELTMDQAFKDVITACARSRTETHEGTWILDEMIEAYCQLHKSGLAHSVEAWLGDELAGGLYGVSIGRCFFGESMFTRISNASKVAFVSLVKYLQKLNFALIDCQVTTSHLLSFGAFEIPRARFLEELAISLKSPTQKGRWSFSDPATADIRIH, from the coding sequence ATGCCTGTTTACCTTCTATCAGATGAACTTATTTTCCCTTCCCCCACACTGGCTGCCCGGGGCGGTCTGTTGGCCGTTGGCGGCGATCTAAGCCAGGAGCGTTTGCTGTTGGCCTATCGCATGGGCATATTCCCGTGGTACTCTGAAAACGAACCCATCATGTGGTGGTCACCCGATCCGCGCCTCATCTTGTATCCGGATCAGCTCAAGATTTCAAAATCTTTGAAAAAGACGATTAACAAAGGCGATTTTGAATTGACGATGGATCAGGCGTTTAAAGATGTGATCACCGCCTGCGCCCGCAGCCGGACTGAAACCCATGAAGGCACCTGGATTCTTGATGAAATGATTGAAGCTTACTGCCAACTGCATAAATCGGGGCTGGCGCATTCGGTTGAAGCATGGTTAGGCGATGAATTGGCCGGCGGTCTCTACGGGGTTTCAATCGGCAGGTGTTTTTTTGGAGAATCCATGTTCACGCGTATCAGCAATGCATCCAAGGTGGCCTTTGTTAGTCTGGTAAAATACTTGCAAAAATTAAACTTTGCGTTGATAGATTGCCAAGTTACCACCTCCCATTTGCTAAGCTTTGGCGCGTTTGAAATCCCGCGTGCTCGGTTTCTTGAAGAACTGGCGATATCCTTAAAATCTCCCACCCAAAAGGGTCGCTGGTCATTTTCCGATCCGGCGACGGCTGATATCCGTATACATTAA